The proteins below come from a single Candidatus Binatia bacterium genomic window:
- a CDS encoding MFS transporter, with protein sequence MRSSWTSGTLRSLRHRNFRLLLLGALLSSAGDFMQNIAQSWLVWQMTRSPFLLGVVSFFDTVPRLFFGALGGAIADRFDRRRLLMITQTLGMTQAFLYWLAVYFQFIALWHIVVLAFFLGAVNTLNQLARQSLVNSLVPREELFNAIALQSSVFNFSKILGPSLGGILIALVGIATCFFINAVSFVALIATLVMMELPPWEAPTRQGGIWSEIQEGYRYLRGDRRLFSIVMLSYVVALVGAPYTRFIPVFATNILHVGPAGFGLLMAAPGIGATVSALGLASLADRRPGILWIGSCALGFGAFLGLFAFSHSFVFSLVLLALVGFCFIAFRASANTAIQSETPPRLLGRVLSLFFMDRGLWSLGGLLIGSAASVIGIAWTLGVSAAVCALAAGGLLIVTGRHPVSARP encoded by the coding sequence GTGAGATCATCCTGGACATCCGGCACGCTTCGCTCTCTCCGCCATCGGAATTTCCGCCTCCTGCTCCTCGGCGCGCTGCTTTCGAGCGCGGGCGACTTCATGCAGAATATCGCCCAGAGCTGGCTCGTGTGGCAAATGACCCGCTCGCCCTTTCTGCTCGGCGTCGTGAGCTTCTTCGACACGGTCCCGCGGCTTTTTTTTGGCGCCCTCGGCGGCGCGATCGCCGACCGCTTCGACCGCAGGCGCCTGCTGATGATCACGCAAACGCTGGGGATGACGCAAGCCTTCCTCTATTGGCTCGCGGTTTATTTCCAATTCATCGCGCTGTGGCACATCGTCGTCCTGGCATTTTTCCTGGGCGCCGTGAACACGCTGAATCAACTGGCGCGCCAGTCGCTCGTCAACAGCCTGGTGCCCAGGGAAGAGTTGTTCAACGCCATCGCGCTCCAATCCTCGGTGTTCAACTTCTCGAAAATTTTGGGCCCCTCGCTGGGAGGGATTCTCATCGCGCTCGTCGGAATCGCAACCTGCTTCTTCATCAACGCCGTAAGTTTTGTGGCCCTGATCGCGACCTTGGTCATGATGGAACTGCCGCCGTGGGAAGCGCCGACGCGCCAAGGAGGCATCTGGAGCGAGATCCAGGAGGGCTATCGTTATTTGAGAGGCGACCGGCGTCTTTTTTCCATCGTCATGCTTTCCTACGTCGTCGCGCTGGTCGGCGCGCCCTACACGCGCTTCATCCCCGTCTTCGCTACGAATATCCTCCACGTCGGCCCAGCCGGTTTCGGGCTTCTGATGGCCGCGCCGGGAATCGGCGCGACCGTCTCGGCCCTGGGCCTCGCTTCGCTGGCGGACCGCCGGCCGGGAATCCTCTGGATCGGCTCATGCGCCCTGGGGTTCGGCGCGTTTCTCGGCTTGTTCGCTTTCTCCCATTCGTTCGTCTTCTCCCTGGTTCTGCTGGCTCTCGTGGGATTTTGCTTCATCGCCTTTCGCGCCTCGGCCAATACCGCGATTCAGTCGGAGACGCCGCCGCGTCTGCTCGGGCGGGTGTTGAGCCTCTTCTTTATGGACCGGGGCCTGTGGTCGTTGGGAGGATTGTTGATCGGCAGCGCTGCGTCGGTGATCGGAATCGCCTGGACGCTCGGCGTGTCGGCGGCGGTCTGCGCCCTGGCCGCGGGCGGGCTTTTGATCGTTACGGGCAGACATCCCGTCAGCGCAAGGCCGTAA
- a CDS encoding isochorismatase family protein, whose product MPNKPTPTEVAVDAKTTALLVLDLNARCENPAERCHKLVEPVAKFLTRARAARIFIVYTAADRYIGTVEERMPLAFKQQSDEPVLFPPAFDKFYSGELQPMLKQRGIKTVIVCGAASNQAVLYTATAAARPFGYEVVIPVDGLIARGNYEHEFTLHQFTILPGGAADKFKITEFDKIKFS is encoded by the coding sequence ATGCCCAACAAACCCACACCCACAGAAGTCGCCGTCGATGCGAAAACAACGGCGCTCTTGGTTTTGGATCTCAACGCCCGCTGTGAAAACCCGGCGGAGCGTTGCCACAAGCTCGTCGAGCCCGTGGCGAAATTCCTGACGCGTGCGCGGGCGGCGCGCATCTTCATCGTCTATACGGCTGCCGATCGCTACATCGGCACGGTGGAAGAGAGAATGCCGCTCGCCTTCAAGCAGCAAAGCGACGAGCCGGTGCTCTTTCCGCCCGCCTTCGACAAATTTTACAGCGGCGAGCTGCAGCCGATGCTCAAGCAGCGCGGCATCAAGACCGTGATCGTCTGCGGCGCTGCGAGCAACCAGGCGGTGCTCTACACCGCGACCGCCGCCGCGCGGCCGTTCGGTTACGAGGTGGTGATCCCCGTCGATGGCTTGATCGCGCGCGGCAACTACGAGCACGAGTTCACCTTGCACCAGTTCACGATCCTGCCCGGCGGCGCCGCCGACAAATTCAAAATCACCGAATTCGATAAAATTAAATTCTCTTAG
- a CDS encoding glycosyltransferase family 9 protein produces MSVPFLYKLNKTISGVASGIINLMTPRSPDVEVDLSRETFRKILLVRGNFRMGDSLLASPAILLFRKNFPDARIDFVGSPMSRTLFENLPIDRHYEITRRFPDASWSYFSLLKRIRSERYDLAVDVSGSQSSMGAFVVGFSGARLRAGLRGKRDRWLNLRVAKPAERNKYRALPAFVAALGLTSEEIFPLMTFTPAEQAEGKRRMETALGQGAGPIVAVFVGGRVSRRKRLPSEFFIELATALRRSVAKVAVFVGPEEKSLIDFFRRSLGPDIPVLFEPSVRMFAAMVAGCDLFVTADSGPMHLACAAGTRTVAIFQKADHRHWGPPESLARIIYRRSGATVEEILSACRQELSNRGVAVCAERAQPDAKRLA; encoded by the coding sequence ATGTCAGTCCCTTTTCTATACAAGCTCAACAAGACGATCAGCGGCGTGGCGAGCGGCATCATCAATTTGATGACTCCGAGGTCGCCCGATGTCGAGGTCGATCTCAGCCGCGAGACGTTCCGAAAAATCTTGCTGGTGCGTGGAAACTTCCGCATGGGCGATTCCCTTCTAGCATCGCCGGCGATCTTGTTGTTCCGGAAAAATTTTCCCGACGCCAGGATCGATTTCGTCGGATCGCCCATGTCGCGGACGCTTTTTGAGAACCTGCCGATCGACCGCCACTATGAGATCACCCGTCGCTTTCCCGACGCTTCGTGGAGCTACTTCAGTCTCCTCAAGCGAATCCGTTCGGAGCGCTACGACCTCGCGGTGGACGTGAGCGGCTCGCAATCGTCAATGGGCGCGTTCGTCGTCGGCTTTTCTGGGGCGCGTCTCCGCGCCGGACTGCGCGGCAAGAGGGACCGTTGGCTGAATCTTCGGGTGGCCAAGCCGGCGGAGAGAAATAAATATCGGGCCTTGCCGGCCTTTGTCGCCGCGCTGGGTTTGACGTCGGAAGAAATCTTCCCATTGATGACGTTCACGCCTGCGGAACAAGCGGAAGGCAAAAGGCGGATGGAGACGGCGCTCGGACAAGGCGCCGGCCCGATCGTCGCCGTCTTTGTCGGCGGCAGGGTGAGCCGGCGCAAAAGATTGCCCTCCGAGTTTTTCATCGAATTGGCTACGGCCCTCAGGCGATCGGTTGCGAAGGTTGCCGTGTTCGTCGGGCCGGAGGAGAAGAGCCTGATTGATTTTTTTAGGCGGAGCCTGGGGCCGGACATTCCGGTGCTCTTCGAGCCTTCGGTCCGAATGTTCGCCGCGATGGTCGCCGGCTGCGATTTGTTCGTCACGGCCGACAGCGGGCCGATGCATTTGGCTTGCGCCGCCGGAACGCGCACGGTCGCCATTTTCCAAAAAGCCGATCACCGCCACTGGGGTCCGCCCGAGAGTCTCGCGCGGATCATTTACCGGCGCAGCGGCGCGACGGTGGAAGAGATCTTGAGCGCTTGTCGCCAGGAATTGTCAAACAGAGGCGTTGCTGTTTGCGCTGAACGGGCGCAACCGGACGCCAAAAGGCTCGCCTGA